A portion of the Paenibacillus sp. PvR098 genome contains these proteins:
- a CDS encoding sucrase ferredoxin codes for METKSVIEDKCVGDCNKQDLCASVSKMVREDPIGSAAMHERYLFVEVPVPWDYDVKASKHFPKGFIEVLKRAAENEQDFRFLSFVSDAHPSPAGYRRVMYYQKPSSPFAGYEKKEYVVPAAELNVLAEALLNGSEPMDRFEPYAFDGDHVRDLFVCTHGSHDVCCGKFGYPMYKILEENYAAKSSGKLRVWRVSHFGGHRHAPTIADLPEGRYWAQVEPEDLDTLVLRQGPFAHISRKYRGWGGIGKYEQMVEREIFIREGWSWIDYNKKGTVLKEEGHSMVVRIDYSSADGAVSGTYEGTVVPTGSVKMGGCGSEVKDVQQYNVLNVMKL; via the coding sequence GTGGAAACCAAATCTGTTATTGAAGATAAGTGTGTGGGTGATTGCAACAAGCAGGACTTGTGTGCTTCGGTCTCCAAAATGGTTCGGGAGGATCCCATCGGTTCGGCAGCCATGCATGAACGTTATTTGTTCGTCGAAGTGCCGGTTCCCTGGGATTATGATGTCAAAGCTTCCAAGCATTTTCCGAAGGGCTTTATTGAAGTACTCAAAAGGGCAGCGGAGAATGAGCAGGATTTTCGTTTTTTGTCGTTTGTATCGGATGCTCATCCCTCACCCGCAGGATACAGAAGAGTGATGTATTATCAGAAGCCATCTTCCCCGTTTGCAGGGTATGAGAAGAAAGAATATGTCGTTCCCGCAGCAGAGTTAAACGTGTTAGCTGAGGCGCTTCTAAATGGCTCCGAACCTATGGATCGTTTTGAACCCTATGCGTTTGATGGTGATCATGTTAGGGATTTGTTTGTCTGTACACATGGAAGTCATGATGTGTGCTGCGGTAAGTTTGGTTACCCAATGTATAAAATACTTGAAGAGAATTATGCCGCGAAATCGTCTGGAAAGCTCAGAGTCTGGCGCGTCAGTCATTTTGGCGGTCATCGGCATGCGCCTACGATCGCCGATTTGCCCGAAGGGCGCTATTGGGCTCAAGTGGAGCCGGAAGATCTTGACACGCTTGTTCTTCGTCAAGGGCCATTTGCTCATATTTCCCGAAAATACCGGGGGTGGGGCGGTATTGGAAAATATGAGCAAATGGTCGAGCGTGAGATATTCATTCGTGAAGGTTGGAGTTGGATTGACTACAACAAGAAAGGCACGGTGTTGAAGGAGGAAGGACATTCCATGGTGGTGAGAATAGATTATTCTTCGGCTGACGGGGCGGTTTCTGGAACATATGAAGGAACGGTTGTTCCCACAGGCAGCGTCAAAATGGGCGGTTGTGGAAGTGAAGTGAAAGATGTTCAGCAATACAATGTTCTTAATGTAATGAAGCTCTAA